In the Sphingomonas sp. LM7 genome, one interval contains:
- a CDS encoding cold-shock protein, producing MPIGKVKFFNIDKGYGFIAPEDGGNDSFVHISAVERAGMTTLQTDQRVSYDIENDQRGKASAVNLQSV from the coding sequence ATGCCGATCGGCAAAGTCAAATTCTTCAATATCGACAAGGGCTATGGGTTCATTGCGCCCGAGGACGGCGGAAATGACAGCTTCGTTCATATCAGCGCCGTCGAGCGCGCCGGAATGACGACGCTACAGACCGATCAGCGCGTGTCGTACGACATCGAGAACGACCAGCGCGGCAAAGCCTCCGCCGTGAATCTCCAGAGCGTCTGA
- a CDS encoding cyanophycinase, with product MAMKPLLRPLAVFLALLLALPGHAQAPVGYAYYEVGDVAAKTPKPTAQALMLMGGGEWDLGAFRWFAERAGNGHIVVLRASGAGDAGEEIFRDVGGVLSVQTIVFSDRAAASDPRVLDVLARADGIFLAGGDQANYVRYWKDTPVARLLDAHVAKGRPIAGTSAGLAILGGTAYGAMDGGSIDSPSALADPAGPGVTLVTGFLSMPRLAHVVTDTHFNARDRLGRLIAFLAAARQTDAAVIGIGVDEQSALCVEADGTARLRTRNGGFAWLVRPRNKPVIALGTPLDWSDVEVTGIGPDSRFDLESLRVGDPVFSGVARVVGGRLLDAPKAPGVVTASLR from the coding sequence ATGGCCATGAAGCCACTGTTGAGGCCGCTGGCGGTGTTCCTGGCCCTGCTACTCGCGCTACCCGGCCATGCGCAGGCGCCTGTCGGCTATGCCTATTACGAAGTCGGTGACGTCGCGGCGAAGACGCCGAAGCCGACGGCGCAGGCACTGATGCTGATGGGCGGCGGCGAATGGGATCTGGGCGCGTTCCGCTGGTTCGCCGAGCGTGCCGGCAACGGCCATATCGTCGTGTTGCGCGCGTCGGGTGCCGGCGATGCGGGCGAAGAGATATTCCGCGACGTCGGCGGGGTGCTGTCGGTCCAGACGATCGTGTTCAGTGACCGCGCCGCGGCGAGCGATCCGCGCGTCCTCGACGTCCTGGCGCGTGCCGACGGGATCTTCCTCGCCGGTGGCGATCAGGCTAATTATGTTCGCTACTGGAAGGACACCCCGGTCGCCCGGCTGCTCGACGCGCATGTCGCCAAGGGGCGGCCGATCGCCGGGACCAGTGCCGGCCTCGCAATCCTGGGGGGCACTGCGTACGGCGCGATGGACGGCGGCAGCATCGATTCGCCGAGCGCGCTGGCCGATCCGGCCGGGCCGGGGGTGACGCTGGTGACCGGCTTCCTCAGCATGCCGCGCCTTGCCCATGTCGTAACCGACACGCATTTCAATGCGCGCGACCGGCTGGGGCGGCTGATCGCCTTCCTCGCCGCGGCGCGCCAGACGGATGCCGCGGTGATCGGGATCGGCGTGGACGAGCAAAGCGCACTGTGCGTCGAGGCGGACGGCACCGCGCGGCTGCGCACCCGCAATGGCGGGTTCGCCTGGCTGGTCCGCCCGCGCAACAAGCCTGTGATCGCACTCGGCACGCCGCTCGACTGGAGCGACGTCGAAGTCACCGGCATTGGGCCCGACAGTCGCTTCGACCTCGAGAGCCTGCGCGTCGGCGACCCGGTGTTTTCGGGCGTGGCGCGTGTGGTGGGCGGACGTCTGCTCGATGCGCCCAAGGCGCCGGGGGTGGTGACTGCTTCGCTGCGATAG
- a CDS encoding TonB-dependent siderophore receptor yields MRYRRIIASALAGTALCLWGGPAAAQTAGDEALIDSPTQDEPAAEGDIVVLGSRIPRVQAEGPAPVTTITSDDILRNGYQSVPDVLRAITQNGGETQSQQSFSGADFTPGAQQVDLRGLGPNHTLVLVNGRRIADFPLPYGGNSNFTDISNIPVGLIEQVQVLSGSASAIYGSDAISGVVNFQLKSKPDGTRIDYRAGFTEHGGGSSQRLSLTTGWETGGFHGVVGIELIDQRPLWAYQRRLQDSTADSPTTDYPIARRNFLRTDEDNDYLDPGAAVCASLAGLNGGTTYHARRPEYGYDIANDEYVDGRYCGSNEAIGYGTTISDRRAASLYGAMGYTLSDKAELFIDVQASYSKLKLFRDVLDWFYVAPDGNEEGTFFNPNMPADLTYSGDQLDNWYRMFTPEEMGGLDKGMTRNRSFTYNITPGIRGKLGGAWSYEVAYNHAEYSSKIEFPQVVIDKANAFFLGSQIGEENGYPAFNADVARLYKPLTPAEYASITALSTYRPKTWVNNVSATVNTTNLFQLPAGPVGFAAVAEVGNQGYEMNPDPLALSQYYVGLIDSDGKGTRQHWGAGGELRVPAFTFLELSGAGRYDHYSFAGNGFGKFTYNLGAELRPMKSLLIRGAYGTGFRAPDLHYVFKGPGNTHTGGTDYYLCRADGQEIGDCDFDDMDFIARHNGNRRLRPETSTSINAGMFFQPTRNIDFSADYFRVKMKNQVLNMSIDSVLRDEADCLLGVTASGSAVNPASPTCIDALARIQRYDGGALDGEIQSVSINPINIAEETTDGIDFAAHLRVPTGIGQFSLAASYTYVLNHTIRQYPGDAQVDKLAFDSGYYIPRDKATASLTWDLGRFSTTLNGQRLSRLPNYAEDAYIKASYLFNLSAQYDLNDRLRLSGTVNNLFDQNPIKDRTYSGYPYYDTSWFDGVGRSFYLQLTYKMGGATL; encoded by the coding sequence ATGCGTTACCGGAGGATCATCGCGTCGGCATTGGCGGGCACGGCCTTGTGCCTGTGGGGCGGCCCTGCCGCCGCGCAGACAGCCGGCGACGAAGCACTGATCGATTCCCCCACGCAGGACGAGCCCGCGGCCGAGGGCGACATCGTCGTGCTCGGATCGCGCATCCCGCGGGTCCAGGCCGAGGGCCCGGCGCCGGTCACGACGATCACCTCGGACGACATCCTGCGCAACGGCTATCAGAGCGTACCCGATGTGCTGCGCGCGATAACGCAGAATGGCGGGGAGACGCAGAGCCAGCAGAGCTTCTCTGGCGCCGACTTTACTCCCGGCGCGCAGCAGGTCGATCTGCGCGGGCTCGGACCGAACCACACGCTGGTGCTGGTCAATGGCCGCCGCATCGCCGATTTCCCGCTGCCCTATGGCGGCAACAGCAACTTTACCGACATCTCGAACATCCCGGTCGGGTTGATCGAGCAGGTCCAGGTACTGAGCGGCAGCGCCTCGGCAATCTACGGCTCCGACGCGATTTCGGGCGTGGTCAACTTCCAGCTCAAGTCCAAGCCGGACGGCACGCGGATCGATTACCGCGCCGGCTTTACCGAACATGGCGGCGGCAGCTCGCAGCGGCTGTCCCTGACCACCGGCTGGGAGACCGGTGGATTCCACGGCGTCGTCGGCATCGAGCTGATCGATCAGCGGCCGCTATGGGCGTACCAGCGGCGCCTCCAGGATTCGACGGCGGACAGCCCGACCACCGACTATCCGATCGCACGCCGCAACTTCCTGCGCACCGATGAGGATAATGACTACCTCGATCCCGGCGCGGCGGTCTGCGCGTCGCTCGCCGGACTCAATGGCGGCACCACCTATCACGCCCGCCGCCCGGAATATGGCTATGACATCGCCAACGACGAATATGTCGACGGCCGCTATTGCGGCAGCAACGAAGCGATCGGCTATGGGACGACGATCAGCGACCGCCGCGCCGCCAGCCTCTACGGCGCCATGGGCTATACCCTGAGCGACAAGGCCGAGCTCTTCATCGACGTTCAGGCAAGCTATTCGAAGCTCAAGCTGTTCCGCGACGTGCTCGACTGGTTCTACGTCGCGCCCGACGGCAATGAGGAAGGCACCTTCTTCAACCCGAACATGCCCGCCGACCTAACCTATAGCGGCGACCAGCTCGACAATTGGTATCGTATGTTCACGCCCGAAGAGATGGGCGGACTCGACAAGGGAATGACGCGCAACCGCTCGTTCACCTACAACATCACGCCGGGTATCCGCGGCAAGCTGGGCGGCGCCTGGAGCTACGAAGTCGCGTACAACCACGCCGAATACAGTTCGAAGATCGAATTTCCCCAAGTCGTGATCGACAAGGCCAACGCCTTCTTCCTCGGATCGCAGATCGGCGAGGAGAATGGCTACCCCGCCTTCAACGCCGACGTCGCCCGTCTCTACAAGCCGCTGACTCCGGCCGAGTATGCTTCGATCACCGCTCTATCGACCTATCGCCCGAAGACCTGGGTCAACAATGTCTCGGCGACGGTCAACACCACCAACCTGTTCCAGCTTCCCGCCGGACCGGTGGGCTTCGCCGCGGTCGCCGAAGTCGGCAACCAGGGTTATGAAATGAATCCCGATCCGCTCGCGCTGAGCCAATATTACGTCGGCCTGATCGATTCCGACGGGAAAGGCACCCGCCAGCATTGGGGCGCGGGCGGCGAGCTTCGCGTGCCGGCCTTCACCTTCCTCGAGCTGAGTGGGGCGGGGCGCTACGATCATTACAGCTTCGCCGGCAACGGTTTCGGCAAGTTCACCTACAATCTCGGCGCCGAGCTGCGCCCGATGAAGAGCCTGCTGATCCGCGGCGCCTATGGCACCGGCTTCCGTGCGCCTGACCTCCATTATGTGTTCAAGGGTCCCGGCAACACCCACACCGGCGGCACCGATTATTATCTCTGCCGCGCGGACGGCCAGGAGATCGGCGACTGCGACTTCGACGACATGGATTTCATCGCCCGCCACAACGGCAATCGCCGGCTGCGGCCCGAGACCTCGACCTCGATCAACGCCGGCATGTTCTTCCAGCCGACCCGCAATATCGACTTCTCGGCGGACTATTTCCGCGTGAAGATGAAGAACCAGGTGCTCAACATGAGCATCGACTCGGTGCTCCGTGACGAGGCCGACTGCCTGCTCGGCGTCACCGCCAGCGGCAGCGCAGTCAATCCCGCCTCGCCGACTTGCATCGATGCGCTCGCCCGCATCCAGCGCTATGACGGCGGTGCGCTCGATGGCGAGATTCAATCGGTCTCGATCAACCCGATCAACATCGCCGAAGAGACCACCGACGGCATCGACTTCGCCGCGCACCTCCGCGTGCCCACGGGCATCGGCCAGTTCTCGCTCGCGGCAAGCTACACCTATGTGCTCAACCACACGATCCGCCAGTATCCAGGCGATGCGCAGGTCGACAAGCTGGCGTTCGACAGCGGCTACTACATCCCGCGCGACAAGGCGACGGCGAGCCTGACCTGGGACCTGGGCCGCTTCTCCACCACGCTCAACGGCCAGCGGCTGAGCCGGCTGCCCAATTACGCCGAGGACGCCTATATCAAGGCGAGCTACCTGTTCAATCTGTCGGCCCAGTACGACCTCAACGATCGTCTTCGCCTCTCCGGCACGGTCAACAATTTGTTCGACCAGAACCCGATCAAGGACCGCACCTATAGCGGCTATCCCTATTACGACACGTCGTGGTTCGACGGAGTCGGGCGCAGCTTCTACCTCCAGCTGACCTACAAGATGGGAGGGGCGACGCTGTGA
- a CDS encoding M20/M25/M40 family metallo-hydrolase codes for MRRPGIAAAALATMLLAAAAPARAPDGLSRAEKTIEKTVDARFEQSVALLGRLVNQNSGSLNLAGVTAVGAMMRTELEALGFAVTWKPMAEVNRAGHLIAVRRGNPGRKRLLLIGHLDTVFEPSSPFQKFVRKGNFAEGPGVGDDKGGMVVILAALHAMKAAGTLDGANIEIVLTGDEEDAGSPLTISRADLIAAGKRADVALDFEGLVTQDGKDMGSVARRSVTDWTLTATGKTGHSSGIFTAEQGDGAVNELVRILAAFRKELPEPNLTFNAGVIAGGGSAAIDPSGSATALGKSNIIPGTAIALGDFRTLSEDQTRRVRAKIERIVAAHAPGTDAKIVFGEGYPAMAPTEGNKALLAALNAVNRDLGLPEMATLDPLRRGAGDISFVASDVDSLAGLGTLSTGDHAPGETVDLDSIRRQAKRAAILMSRLAAQPAR; via the coding sequence ATGCGCCGTCCCGGGATCGCCGCGGCGGCATTGGCCACGATGCTGCTCGCCGCGGCGGCCCCGGCACGCGCACCGGACGGCCTGTCGCGCGCCGAGAAGACGATCGAGAAGACCGTCGATGCGCGGTTCGAGCAATCGGTGGCGCTGCTCGGCCGGCTGGTCAACCAGAATAGCGGCAGCCTCAACCTCGCGGGCGTCACCGCGGTCGGCGCGATGATGCGCACCGAGCTGGAAGCGCTCGGCTTTGCAGTCACATGGAAGCCGATGGCCGAAGTCAATCGCGCCGGGCATCTGATCGCGGTTCGCCGCGGCAATCCCGGGCGCAAGCGCCTGCTACTGATCGGCCATCTCGACACGGTGTTCGAGCCGAGCTCGCCGTTCCAGAAGTTCGTCCGTAAGGGCAATTTCGCCGAGGGGCCCGGCGTCGGCGACGACAAGGGCGGCATGGTGGTGATCCTCGCGGCGCTCCATGCGATGAAGGCGGCGGGCACGCTCGACGGTGCCAATATCGAAATCGTGCTGACCGGCGACGAGGAGGATGCCGGCAGCCCGCTCACCATTTCGCGCGCCGACCTGATCGCCGCGGGCAAGCGCGCCGATGTCGCGCTCGATTTCGAGGGACTGGTCACGCAGGACGGCAAGGACATGGGATCGGTCGCGCGCCGCTCGGTCACCGACTGGACGCTGACCGCCACCGGCAAGACCGGACATTCCTCGGGCATCTTCACTGCCGAGCAGGGCGACGGCGCGGTCAACGAGCTCGTCCGCATCCTGGCCGCCTTCCGCAAGGAGCTCCCCGAGCCCAACCTCACCTTCAACGCCGGGGTGATCGCTGGCGGCGGCAGCGCCGCGATCGATCCCAGCGGCAGTGCCACAGCATTGGGCAAGTCCAACATCATTCCCGGCACCGCGATCGCATTGGGCGACTTCCGCACGCTCAGCGAGGACCAGACCCGCCGCGTCCGCGCCAAGATCGAGCGCATCGTCGCCGCGCACGCACCCGGCACCGACGCGAAGATCGTCTTCGGCGAAGGCTATCCGGCGATGGCGCCGACCGAGGGCAACAAGGCGCTGCTCGCGGCGCTCAACGCCGTCAATCGCGACCTCGGCCTGCCCGAAATGGCGACACTCGACCCGCTTCGCCGCGGCGCAGGCGACATCTCGTTCGTCGCATCGGACGTCGACAGCCTCGCGGGCCTGGGCACGCTCAGCACCGGCGATCATGCGCCCGGCGAGACGGTGGACCTGGACAGCATCCGCCGGCAGGCCAAGCGCGCGGCGATCCTGATGAGCCGCCTCGCCGCCCAACCCGCGCGCTAA
- a CDS encoding S-layer family protein: MPTYTGNNGNNTINGSNGNDTIYGFGGNDDLFGRGGNDTIYGGTGNDDIEGNDGNDTLYGEDGNDELSGGNGNDTLSGGSGSDELYGDANDDTLTGGSGNDRLFGGSGVDTLDGGVDDDELSGGTGNDVLNGGDGNDQLSGDEDDDTLNGGNGGDILYGGTGNDHLAGGAGTDYIDGGLGTDTAVYSGNLSEYTLYRLGTITGVIHNGSGGPGSGADGSDLLLSVERLQFADITINLVGNNAPIANNDAVALTEDAGSYNSGAASVLTNDFDFDGDTLTAAPGVFNGTYGTLTLNANGTYNYVLNGTAQTLAQGQIAQDSFTYTVSDGSASDTASLVFTITGLNDAPVANANSAATTENATILVNVLANDTDVDNGAVLTVTTASAPSGQGSAAVVSNQVQFNPGADFNHLAVGATQAVTVSYTIQDQFGAASASTVTITVTGTNDGPVANPDAAATTENATILVNVLTNDTDADDGAVLTVTGASAPSGQGTASVVGNQVQFAPGGDFDHLAVGATQVVTVSYAITDQFGATAASTIAITVTGTNDGPVATPDTAVTTENATILVNVLANDSDADDGAVLTVTGASAPSGQGTASVVGNQVQFSPGGDFDHLAVGATQVVTVSYAITDQFGATAASTIVITVTGTNDGPVANPDAATTGENAGVAFNVLANDTDADDGAVLTVTGASAPAGQGSASVVANQVQFAPGSDFDYLAVGESTVVTVNYAIADQNGATSASTIAITVTGTNDAPTIDAGGTDATGAVTELPNGDPNENAFTHQDSGTIAFDDLDLSDTHSASFVPQGPGYLGTFSLDPVNQAGDNVGWDFAVDDSAIDFLEEGETLTQTYTVTIDDGHGGTTTQDVTVTITGEADNLPPDAVDDAYAVTGNVTLTVDANDGVLANDTDDGGVGTGPGQASVTGFDATSANGGTVTVNPDGSFSYAPPAGFSGSDSFTYTVTDADGETDTATVTVTVGAPVWFIDNAAVGSADLGTQADPFTSLASFNAAQGTPEGPGAGDTVYLREGTGTYAEADGINLLDGQTLVGGGQDLVIGAETIEQGTGRPTIVTTGGTNNGIDLAQNNNISGLDIGDTTGAGLSDSGGSVGSLSVSDVGKSGIGQIIDVDQGGTLDVTLNSASTLGSTGGAIDLAGVGGSFTVTGATSITGAHGGGGIDITGASVTATFAGGGTVSTATTTAVNFVGNTGALALGGGFDITTTTGAGLNASGGGTVTATGTGNSVTAAGGVAVSVVGTAIGAADLTFESISANGGSYGIRLNGTGSDGGLHITGIGTTDGSGGTIQNIGIRGIEAIGTAELVIDNVTLTNANTIDGSSSDLDISNSNAAIYLSGVDGVSLGNVQIGGTADTGIVGINVADFTMDASSITQAGNGANESGIEFVNLSGDSTISNTEIAFAETNGLDIVNTDVDLNLVLDNVVFRDSQTTGSGGPVNPNGDGGFQFRSFSTAAGAPTTNIDIVDSDFVRLRTQAIQVIGNDDSVVTVDIVDNQIDSEADIGSGIDLNANGTSQFAFNVTGNTVQSRGGNTINVTAFGGADLEGRINDNAITANGTGSGIRILAQETGTTAIVEARDNDVTMGVGNGSSAVDALARIGNARLDLTLDNNTLDSNPSALADINITSGSSASGETSQLYVNIINNDVLAGGPTNLLRLRTADLDGTSDPRIFLQGFVEGGPGLDDDAVATWNANGNTPVATTANIVVTQTGGATAPSAGTALVPDNPTSMMLFAVEELSFLAFDRSAPEFAADTFAVEAAAPFEWTDIGHHSEPLYYTGLTL; the protein is encoded by the coding sequence GTGCCCACTTACACCGGCAATAATGGCAACAACACCATCAACGGCTCCAACGGCAATGACACGATCTACGGCTTCGGAGGGAATGACGATCTCTTCGGCCGCGGCGGCAACGACACGATCTATGGCGGCACCGGCAACGACGATATCGAAGGCAATGACGGCAACGACACGCTGTACGGCGAGGACGGCAACGATGAACTGTCCGGCGGCAACGGCAACGACACGCTGAGCGGCGGATCGGGCAGCGACGAACTCTATGGCGATGCCAACGACGACACCCTCACCGGCGGCTCGGGGAACGATCGGCTGTTCGGCGGCAGCGGCGTCGATACGCTGGACGGAGGAGTCGATGACGACGAGCTTTCGGGCGGCACCGGCAATGACGTGCTCAACGGCGGCGACGGCAACGACCAGCTTTCGGGCGACGAGGACGACGACACACTAAACGGCGGCAATGGCGGCGACATATTGTACGGGGGCACCGGCAACGACCACCTGGCCGGCGGCGCCGGAACCGACTATATCGATGGCGGCCTGGGCACCGATACCGCCGTGTATTCGGGCAATTTGTCCGAATACACGCTCTATCGCCTGGGCACGATCACCGGCGTGATCCATAACGGCTCCGGTGGGCCCGGCTCGGGCGCCGACGGTAGCGATTTGCTGCTCTCGGTCGAACGGCTGCAATTCGCCGACATCACGATCAATCTCGTCGGCAACAACGCGCCGATCGCGAACAACGATGCCGTCGCGCTCACCGAGGATGCCGGCAGCTACAACAGCGGCGCGGCAAGCGTGCTCACCAACGATTTCGACTTCGACGGCGATACGCTGACGGCGGCGCCCGGCGTGTTCAACGGCACCTACGGTACCCTGACGCTCAACGCCAACGGCACCTATAACTATGTGCTCAACGGCACCGCGCAGACACTTGCCCAGGGCCAGATCGCGCAGGACAGCTTCACCTATACCGTGTCCGACGGCAGCGCCTCGGATACCGCCAGCCTCGTTTTCACGATCACCGGCCTGAACGACGCGCCCGTCGCCAATGCGAACAGCGCGGCGACCACCGAGAACGCGACGATCCTCGTCAATGTCCTCGCCAATGATACCGACGTCGATAATGGCGCGGTACTCACCGTCACCACCGCCTCGGCACCTTCGGGCCAGGGCAGCGCGGCGGTCGTCAGCAACCAGGTCCAGTTCAATCCCGGCGCGGACTTCAATCATCTGGCCGTCGGTGCCACCCAGGCAGTCACGGTCAGCTACACGATCCAGGACCAGTTCGGCGCAGCCAGCGCCTCGACCGTGACGATCACTGTCACAGGCACCAACGACGGCCCCGTCGCCAATCCCGACGCCGCCGCGACCACCGAGAACGCGACGATCCTCGTCAACGTCCTGACCAATGACACCGACGCCGACGACGGCGCCGTACTCACCGTCACCGGCGCGTCGGCACCCTCGGGTCAGGGCACCGCATCGGTAGTTGGCAACCAGGTCCAATTCGCACCCGGCGGCGACTTCGATCATCTCGCAGTCGGCGCCACGCAGGTGGTTACCGTCAGCTACGCGATCACCGACCAGTTCGGCGCCACCGCCGCATCGACGATCGCGATAACGGTCACCGGCACCAACGACGGCCCCGTCGCGACGCCCGACACCGCCGTCACCACCGAGAATGCAACGATCCTCGTCAACGTCCTCGCCAATGACAGCGATGCCGACGACGGCGCCGTCCTCACGGTCACCGGTGCGTCGGCACCCTCGGGTCAGGGCACCGCATCGGTGGTCGGCAATCAGGTTCAGTTCTCGCCCGGCGGCGACTTCGATCACCTCGCGGTCGGCGCCACGCAGGTGGTTACCGTCAGCTATGCGATCACCGACCAGTTCGGCGCCACCGCTGCTTCGACGATCGTGATCACGGTCACCGGCACCAATGACGGTCCGGTCGCCAATCCCGATGCCGCGACGACCGGCGAGAATGCCGGCGTCGCCTTTAACGTCCTCGCCAACGATACCGACGCCGATGACGGCGCCGTGCTCACCGTCACCGGCGCCTCGGCCCCGGCGGGTCAGGGCAGCGCATCGGTAGTCGCCAACCAGGTCCAGTTCGCGCCCGGCAGCGACTTCGATTATCTCGCGGTCGGCGAGAGCACCGTAGTCACCGTCAACTATGCGATCGCCGACCAGAACGGTGCCACCTCCGCCTCAACGATCGCAATCACCGTCACCGGCACCAACGACGCGCCGACGATCGACGCAGGCGGCACCGACGCCACCGGCGCAGTTACCGAACTGCCCAATGGCGATCCCAACGAGAACGCCTTCACCCATCAGGACAGCGGCACGATCGCATTCGACGATCTCGATCTCAGCGACACCCACAGCGCCAGCTTCGTGCCCCAGGGCCCGGGCTATCTCGGCACGTTCAGCCTGGATCCGGTCAATCAGGCCGGCGACAATGTCGGCTGGGATTTCGCAGTCGACGACAGCGCGATCGACTTCCTCGAAGAAGGCGAGACGCTCACCCAGACCTACACCGTGACGATCGACGACGGGCATGGCGGCACCACGACGCAGGACGTCACCGTCACCATCACCGGCGAGGCCGACAATTTGCCGCCCGACGCGGTCGACGATGCCTATGCGGTGACCGGCAACGTCACCCTCACCGTCGATGCGAACGACGGCGTGCTCGCCAACGACACCGATGATGGCGGAGTCGGCACCGGCCCCGGCCAGGCCTCGGTCACCGGTTTCGACGCGACTTCGGCGAATGGCGGCACGGTCACGGTCAATCCCGACGGCTCGTTCAGCTATGCGCCGCCTGCCGGCTTCAGCGGCAGCGACAGCTTCACCTACACGGTCACCGATGCCGACGGTGAGACCGATACCGCGACGGTGACCGTCACGGTCGGTGCGCCGGTCTGGTTCATCGACAATGCCGCAGTCGGCAGCGCCGATCTCGGCACTCAGGCCGATCCGTTCACTTCGCTCGCGTCGTTCAACGCCGCACAGGGCACGCCTGAGGGCCCCGGCGCCGGCGACACCGTCTATCTGCGCGAGGGCACCGGCACCTATGCCGAGGCCGATGGCATCAACCTGCTCGACGGCCAGACGCTGGTCGGTGGCGGGCAGGACTTGGTGATCGGCGCAGAGACGATCGAGCAGGGCACCGGCCGGCCGACCATCGTCACCACCGGCGGCACCAACAACGGCATCGATCTCGCGCAGAACAACAATATCTCCGGGCTCGACATCGGCGACACCACCGGCGCGGGCCTTTCCGACAGCGGCGGCAGCGTCGGCAGCCTGAGCGTCAGCGACGTCGGCAAGTCGGGCATCGGCCAGATCATCGACGTGGATCAGGGCGGCACGCTCGACGTCACGCTCAACAGCGCGTCTACGCTCGGCTCAACCGGCGGTGCGATCGACCTGGCGGGCGTTGGCGGCAGCTTCACCGTCACCGGTGCGACGTCGATCACCGGCGCACACGGCGGCGGGGGCATCGACATCACCGGCGCCTCGGTCACGGCGACCTTCGCCGGCGGGGGCACGGTCTCGACGGCGACCACCACTGCAGTCAATTTCGTCGGCAACACCGGCGCGCTCGCGCTGGGCGGCGGATTCGACATCACCACCACCACCGGTGCCGGCCTGAACGCCAGCGGCGGCGGCACCGTCACCGCTACCGGCACCGGCAACAGCGTCACCGCCGCGGGCGGAGTCGCGGTCTCGGTCGTAGGCACGGCGATCGGCGCCGCCGACCTGACGTTCGAGAGCATCTCGGCGAATGGCGGCAGTTACGGTATTCGCCTGAACGGCACCGGATCGGACGGCGGGTTGCACATCACCGGCATCGGCACGACCGACGGATCGGGCGGCACGATCCAGAATATCGGCATTCGCGGCATCGAGGCGATCGGCACTGCCGAACTTGTCATCGACAACGTCACGCTGACCAATGCCAACACGATCGACGGCAGTTCGTCCGATCTCGACATCAGCAATTCGAACGCGGCGATCTATCTGAGCGGCGTCGATGGCGTCTCGCTTGGCAATGTCCAGATCGGCGGCACTGCCGACACCGGCATCGTCGGGATCAACGTCGCCGATTTCACGATGGACGCGAGCTCGATCACCCAGGCCGGCAATGGCGCCAACGAAAGCGGGATCGAGTTCGTCAACCTCTCGGGCGATTCCACGATCTCGAACACCGAAATCGCCTTTGCCGAGACCAACGGGCTCGACATCGTCAACACCGATGTCGATTTGAACCTCGTTCTCGACAATGTCGTCTTCCGTGACAGCCAGACGACCGGCTCGGGCGGCCCGGTCAACCCCAATGGCGATGGCGGCTTCCAGTTCCGCAGCTTCAGCACCGCTGCGGGCGCACCGACTACCAATATCGACATCGTCGACAGCGATTTCGTCCGGCTGCGGACCCAGGCGATCCAGGTCATCGGCAACGACGACAGCGTGGTCACCGTCGATATCGTCGATAACCAGATCGACAGCGAAGCCGATATCGGCAGCGGCATCGATCTCAACGCCAACGGCACGTCGCAATTCGCCTTCAACGTCACCGGCAACACTGTCCAGAGCCGCGGCGGCAACACGATCAACGTCACGGCCTTCGGCGGTGCCGATCTCGAGGGGCGGATCAACGACAATGCGATTACCGCAAACGGCACCGGTTCGGGCATTCGCATCCTCGCACAGGAAACCGGCACCACTGCGATCGTCGAGGCACGCGACAACGATGTCACGATGGGCGTGGGCAATGGCAGCTCGGCGGTCGACGCGCTCGCGCGGATCGGCAATGCCCGGCTCGACCTGACGCTCGACAACAACACGCTCGATTCGAACCCGAGCGCGCTTGCCGACATCAACATCACCTCGGGCTCGTCGGCTTCGGGCGAGACCAGCCAGCTCTACGTCAACATCATCAACAACGACGTCCTCGCCGGCGGCCCGACCAATCTGCTACGGCTGCGCACCGCGGATCTGGACGGGACGTCCGATCCGCGGATCTTCCTTCAGGGCTTTGTCGAGGGCGGACCCGGTCTCGACGACGACGCGGTGGCGACGTGGAACGCCAACGGCAACACCCCTGTGGCGACCACGGCGAACATCGTCGTCACCCAGACCGGCGGGGCGACCGCGCCGAGCGCCGGCACTGCGCTGGTGCCCGACAACCCGACATCGATGATGCTGTTCGCAGTGGAGGAATTGTCGTTCCTCGCGTTCGATCGGAGCGCGCCCGAATTCGCCGCCGACACGTTCGCAGTCGAGGCCGCGGCGCCATTCGAATGGACCGATATCGGCCATCACTCCGAGCCGCTCTATTACACCGGCCTGACGCTATAG